The following proteins are encoded in a genomic region of Desulfovibrio sp.:
- a CDS encoding response regulator has translation MQKHILLVDSDAESQSRLSQTLQQCDYRVSTASTCAESLAKIASDRPDCVVFDVELEGTSGTIMYSRLRRDASTRSLPAVVCTSVGPRPVCFGTGIPVLSKNCSSEVLLSTVSAAMA, from the coding sequence ATGCAAAAGCATATTCTCTTGGTAGACAGCGATGCCGAAAGCCAAAGCAGACTGTCTCAAACCCTTCAGCAGTGTGATTACCGGGTAAGCACCGCCAGCACCTGTGCTGAAAGCCTGGCCAAGATTGCCAGCGACAGGCCCGACTGCGTTGTTTTTGATGTGGAGCTGGAGGGAACATCCGGCACCATCATGTACAGTCGTTTGCGCCGCGATGCGAGCACCAGATCGCTTCCGGCGGTGGTGTGCACATCTGTTGGGCCCCGGCCTGTATGCTTTGGAACGGGGATTCCCGTTCTTTCAAAAAACTGTTCAAGCGAAGTGCTGCTTTCTACCGTCAGCGCCGCAATGGCATAG